In Hyphomicrobiales bacterium, the sequence CAGACCCTGGACGAGGCCGGCGATGCAGATCTGGTTGACCATCTTGGTCAACTGGCCGGAACCGGCCGGGCCCATCAGGCGGCACATCCGGGCGAAGCTTGCGATCACCGGCTCGGCGCGGGCATAGATCTCCGGCTCGCCGCCGCACATCACGGTCAACACGCCGTTCTCGGCGCCGGCCTGGCCACCCGAGACGGGCGCGTCGACGAAGCCGAAGCCGCCCTGCTTGGCCGCCTCTGAGAGCTCGCGCGCGACATTGGCCGAGGCCGTGGTGTGGTCGACGAAGATCGCGCCCTTTTCCATGCCGTCGAAGGCGCCCTTCTCGCCGATCGTCACCGAGCGCAGATCGTCGTCATTGCCGACGCAGGCGAAGACGATCTCCTGGCCCCTGGCGGCATCGGCCGGCGTCGCAGCCGAGACGCCGCCATGCTGGGCGACCCATCCTTCAGCCTTCGTCGGGTTGCGGTTGTAGACGGTGACGTCATGGCCCTTGGCCTTGAGGTGGCCCGCCATGGGATATCCCATCACGCCGAGACCGATGAACGCGACTTTGGCCATGCTGCCCTCCACTTGCCGTTTCCTGGCTTCGCATTTTCGTCACGCGGACAGGTGTCCGCTTCATTCGAAAACG encodes:
- a CDS encoding Uncharacterized oxidoreductase Sfri_1503 is translated as MEGSMAKVAFIGLGVMGYPMAGHLKAKGHDVTVYNRNPTKAEGWVAQHGGVSAATPADAARGQEIVFACVGNDDDLRSVTIGEKGAFDGMEKGAIFVDHTTASANVARELSEAAKQGGFGFVDAPVSGGQAGAENGVLTVMCGGEPEIYARAEPVIASFARMCRLMGPAGSGQLTKMVNQICIAGLVQGLSEGVHFAKRAGLDVETMLEVISKGAAGSWQMENRGKTMNQNKFDFGFAVDWMRKDLGIVLDEARRNGAQLPVTALVDQFYAEVQKMGGNRWDTSSLIARLEG